Proteins encoded by one window of Agelaius phoeniceus isolate bAgePho1 chromosome 5, bAgePho1.hap1, whole genome shotgun sequence:
- the SERHL2 gene encoding serine hydrolase-like protein 2 isoform X1, protein MFSELKFPVPWGHVAAKAWGPSEGHPVLCLHGWLDNANTFDKLIPLLPRGCYYVAMDFSGHGLSSHRPAGCPYHFLDYVIDVRRVAAALQWRRFTLMGHSMGGAVAGMFCFLYPEMVDKLILLESLGFLLAPEDTEGWLKSKRRVIDRLLSLEAKQQTPKARSPEAALQRLLEANSHLTAEGGAILLQRGATETPAGLVYNRDMRVRTQSREFFTVEQCVKLLQKIQDRVLIIISQDGLLVPHNLPSRNHFVKALQEAFESNLKEHIQLAEVPGSHFVHLNEPEVVSGIISNFLTAQNTRARL, encoded by the exons ATGTTCTCAGAGTTGAagttccctgtgccctggggacatgtGGCAGCCAAGGCCTGGGGACCCTCAGAGGGACACCCTGTGCTGTGTTTGCATGGCTGGTTGGACAATGCCAACACCTTTGACAAGCTCATTCCACTGCTCCCCAGAG GTTGTTATTATGTGGCAATGGATTTTTCTGGCCATGGTTTGTCCTCCCACCGACCTGCAGGCTGCCCCTACCATTTCCTAGATTATGTGATCGATGTGCGCCGGGTGGCAGCAG CCTTGCAGTGGAGACGGTTCACCCTGATGGGTCACAGTATGG gtggggctgtggcaggaaTG TTCTGTTTCCTTTATCCTGAGATGGTGGACAAGCTGATCCTGCTGGAAAGTCTTGGCTTTCTTCTAGCTCCAGAG GACACTGAGGGATGGCTGAAATCAAAAAGGAGGGTGATCGACAGACTACTGAGTCTGGAGGCAAAGCAGCAAACTCCCAAAGCACGGAGCCCCGAAGCAGCGTTGCAGAG GCTTTTAGAAGCAAACAGCCATCTGACAGCAGAGGGTGGGGCAATCCTGCTGCAGCGAGGAGCAACTGAGACACCCGCTG gactGGTGTATAACAGAGACATGAGAGTCCGTACG CAGAGTCGAGAGTTCTTCACAGTGGAGCAGTGTGTGAAGCTCCTGCAGAAGATCCAGGACCGTGTTCTCATCATTAT ATCACAAGATGGACTCTTGGTACCACACAACCTACCGAGCAGAAATCACTTTGTGAAAGCCCTGCAGGAGGCATTCGAGTCCAACCTCAAAGAG CATATCCAGCTAGCAGAAGTGCCTGGGAGTCATTTTGTGCACCTGAATGAGCCCGAGGTGGTATCTGGGATCATCAGCAACTTCCTGACAGCACAGAACACCAGGGCCAGACTCTAG
- the SERHL2 gene encoding serine hydrolase-like protein 2 isoform X2, producing MFSELKFPVPWGHVAAKAWGPSEGHPVLCLHGWLDNANTFDKLIPLLPRGCYYVAMDFSGHGLSSHRPAGCPYHFLDYVIDVRRVAAALQWRRFTLMGHSMGGAVAGMFCFLYPEMVDKLILLESLGFLLAPEDTEGWLKSKRRVIDRLLSLEAKQQTPKARSPEAALQRLLEANSHLTAEGGAILLQRGATETPAGLVYNRDMRVRTSREFFTVEQCVKLLQKIQDRVLIIISQDGLLVPHNLPSRNHFVKALQEAFESNLKEHIQLAEVPGSHFVHLNEPEVVSGIISNFLTAQNTRARL from the exons ATGTTCTCAGAGTTGAagttccctgtgccctggggacatgtGGCAGCCAAGGCCTGGGGACCCTCAGAGGGACACCCTGTGCTGTGTTTGCATGGCTGGTTGGACAATGCCAACACCTTTGACAAGCTCATTCCACTGCTCCCCAGAG GTTGTTATTATGTGGCAATGGATTTTTCTGGCCATGGTTTGTCCTCCCACCGACCTGCAGGCTGCCCCTACCATTTCCTAGATTATGTGATCGATGTGCGCCGGGTGGCAGCAG CCTTGCAGTGGAGACGGTTCACCCTGATGGGTCACAGTATGG gtggggctgtggcaggaaTG TTCTGTTTCCTTTATCCTGAGATGGTGGACAAGCTGATCCTGCTGGAAAGTCTTGGCTTTCTTCTAGCTCCAGAG GACACTGAGGGATGGCTGAAATCAAAAAGGAGGGTGATCGACAGACTACTGAGTCTGGAGGCAAAGCAGCAAACTCCCAAAGCACGGAGCCCCGAAGCAGCGTTGCAGAG GCTTTTAGAAGCAAACAGCCATCTGACAGCAGAGGGTGGGGCAATCCTGCTGCAGCGAGGAGCAACTGAGACACCCGCTG gactGGTGTATAACAGAGACATGAGAGTCCGTACG AGTCGAGAGTTCTTCACAGTGGAGCAGTGTGTGAAGCTCCTGCAGAAGATCCAGGACCGTGTTCTCATCATTAT ATCACAAGATGGACTCTTGGTACCACACAACCTACCGAGCAGAAATCACTTTGTGAAAGCCCTGCAGGAGGCATTCGAGTCCAACCTCAAAGAG CATATCCAGCTAGCAGAAGTGCCTGGGAGTCATTTTGTGCACCTGAATGAGCCCGAGGTGGTATCTGGGATCATCAGCAACTTCCTGACAGCACAGAACACCAGGGCCAGACTCTAG
- the RRP7A gene encoding ribosomal RNA-processing protein 7 homolog A isoform X2, with the protein MAAATGRAAGAVPAGYTGEGQRGAPGAAPAGYTALAVKFAERQRSYHCLLVKEHQVREGADTAHPPRRTLFVLNVPPYCGPDSLSRLFSRCGHVQSVDICDKPGPGEKKDKLASKFFDHKTLKGFQVAYVVFRKPAAVQAAKALSQEGPLLISTESHPVKTGISKWIASYEASIVDPKELKAEVDAYMQDYDKKVAEEEAKAAMEEGVPDEEGWVKVTRKGRKPGLPRTEAANLRVLEKEKQKRARKELLNFYAWQHRETKREHIAQLRKKFEEDKQRIALMRAQRKFRPY; encoded by the exons atggcggccgccACGGGGCGTGCGGCGGGAGCGGTGCCGGCGGGATACACGGGTGAGGGGCAGCGCGGGGCACCGGGAGCGGCGCCGGCGGGATACACGG CTCTGGCGGTGAAGTTCGCGGAGCGGCAGCGCTCGTACCACTGCCTGTTGGTGAAGGAGCACCAGGTGCGGGAAGGGGCCGACACCGCGCACCCGCCTCGCCGCACCCTCTTCGTCCTCAACGTGCCCCCGTACTGCGGCCCG GACTCTTTGTCTAGGCTGTTCTCCCGCTGCGGGCATGTGCAGTCTGTGGACATCTGTGACAAGCCAGGgccaggagagaaaaaagataaaCTGGCATCGAAATTCTTTGACCACAAAACTCTAAAG ggaTTTCAAGTAGCATATGTGGTGTTCAGGAAACCAGCAGCTGTCCAGGCAGCCAAGGCTCTATCACAGGAAGGTCCCTTGCTAATATCAACAGAGAGCCACCCTGTGAAAACCGGCATTAGCA AGTGGATCGCCAGCTATGAGGCCTCCATCGTGGATCCAAAGGAGCTGAAGGCTGAGGTGGATGCCTACATGCAAGACTATGATAAAAAGGTGGCAGAG GAAGAAGCCAAAGCAGCCATGGAGGAGGGTGTTCCGGATGAGGAGGGCTGGGTGAAGGTGACGCGGAAGGGCCGGAAGCCTGGCCTGCCCCGGACAGAGGCTGCCAACCTGCGTgtgctggagaaggagaaacagaaaagagcCCGCAAAGAACTGCTCAACTTCTATGCCTGGCAGCATCGCGAGACCAAGAGAGAGC ACATTGCCCAGTTGAGGAAGAAATTTGAGGAGGACAAGCAGAGGATTGCACTGATGCGAGCCCAGCGCAAGTTTCGGCCATACTAG
- the RRP7A gene encoding ribosomal RNA-processing protein 7 homolog A isoform X4 → MAAATGRAAGAVPAGYTALAVKFAERQRSYHCLLVKEHQVREGADTAHPPRRTLFVLNVPPYCGPDSLSRLFSRCGHVQSVDICDKPGPGEKKDKLASKFFDHKTLKGFQVAYVVFRKPAAVQAAKALSQEGPLLISTESHPVKTGISKWIASYEASIVDPKELKAEVDAYMQDYDKKVAEEEAKAAMEEGVPDEEGWVKVTRKGRKPGLPRTEAANLRVLEKEKQKRARKELLNFYAWQHRETKREHIAQLRKKFEEDKQRIALMRAQRKFRPY, encoded by the exons atggcggccgccACGGGGCGTGCGGCGGGAGCGGTGCCGGCGGGATACACGG CTCTGGCGGTGAAGTTCGCGGAGCGGCAGCGCTCGTACCACTGCCTGTTGGTGAAGGAGCACCAGGTGCGGGAAGGGGCCGACACCGCGCACCCGCCTCGCCGCACCCTCTTCGTCCTCAACGTGCCCCCGTACTGCGGCCCG GACTCTTTGTCTAGGCTGTTCTCCCGCTGCGGGCATGTGCAGTCTGTGGACATCTGTGACAAGCCAGGgccaggagagaaaaaagataaaCTGGCATCGAAATTCTTTGACCACAAAACTCTAAAG ggaTTTCAAGTAGCATATGTGGTGTTCAGGAAACCAGCAGCTGTCCAGGCAGCCAAGGCTCTATCACAGGAAGGTCCCTTGCTAATATCAACAGAGAGCCACCCTGTGAAAACCGGCATTAGCA AGTGGATCGCCAGCTATGAGGCCTCCATCGTGGATCCAAAGGAGCTGAAGGCTGAGGTGGATGCCTACATGCAAGACTATGATAAAAAGGTGGCAGAG GAAGAAGCCAAAGCAGCCATGGAGGAGGGTGTTCCGGATGAGGAGGGCTGGGTGAAGGTGACGCGGAAGGGCCGGAAGCCTGGCCTGCCCCGGACAGAGGCTGCCAACCTGCGTgtgctggagaaggagaaacagaaaagagcCCGCAAAGAACTGCTCAACTTCTATGCCTGGCAGCATCGCGAGACCAAGAGAGAGC ACATTGCCCAGTTGAGGAAGAAATTTGAGGAGGACAAGCAGAGGATTGCACTGATGCGAGCCCAGCGCAAGTTTCGGCCATACTAG
- the RRP7A gene encoding ribosomal RNA-processing protein 7 homolog A isoform X3, giving the protein MFLHLFNIYLPLSDYRHCVSFTLNLAAAASPAAAISGAAPRPGNYSSRRPLRRRAQTRWRPPRGVRRERCRRDTRDSLSRLFSRCGHVQSVDICDKPGPGEKKDKLASKFFDHKTLKGFQVAYVVFRKPAAVQAAKALSQEGPLLISTESHPVKTGISKWIASYEASIVDPKELKAEVDAYMQDYDKKVAEEEAKAAMEEGVPDEEGWVKVTRKGRKPGLPRTEAANLRVLEKEKQKRARKELLNFYAWQHRETKREHIAQLRKKFEEDKQRIALMRAQRKFRPY; this is encoded by the exons ATGTTTCTTCATCTCTTTAATATTTACTTGCCTCTCTCAGATTACAGACACTGCGTGAGTTTTACACTCAACCTCGCGGCTGCGGCGAGTCCAGCCGCCGCCATtagcggggccgcgccgcgcccgGGGAACTACAGCTCCCGGCggcccctgcgccgccgcgcgcagacaagatggcggccgccACGGGGCGTGCGGCGGGAGCGGTGCCGGCGGGATACACGG GACTCTTTGTCTAGGCTGTTCTCCCGCTGCGGGCATGTGCAGTCTGTGGACATCTGTGACAAGCCAGGgccaggagagaaaaaagataaaCTGGCATCGAAATTCTTTGACCACAAAACTCTAAAG ggaTTTCAAGTAGCATATGTGGTGTTCAGGAAACCAGCAGCTGTCCAGGCAGCCAAGGCTCTATCACAGGAAGGTCCCTTGCTAATATCAACAGAGAGCCACCCTGTGAAAACCGGCATTAGCA AGTGGATCGCCAGCTATGAGGCCTCCATCGTGGATCCAAAGGAGCTGAAGGCTGAGGTGGATGCCTACATGCAAGACTATGATAAAAAGGTGGCAGAG GAAGAAGCCAAAGCAGCCATGGAGGAGGGTGTTCCGGATGAGGAGGGCTGGGTGAAGGTGACGCGGAAGGGCCGGAAGCCTGGCCTGCCCCGGACAGAGGCTGCCAACCTGCGTgtgctggagaaggagaaacagaaaagagcCCGCAAAGAACTGCTCAACTTCTATGCCTGGCAGCATCGCGAGACCAAGAGAGAGC ACATTGCCCAGTTGAGGAAGAAATTTGAGGAGGACAAGCAGAGGATTGCACTGATGCGAGCCCAGCGCAAGTTTCGGCCATACTAG
- the RRP7A gene encoding ribosomal RNA-processing protein 7 homolog A isoform X1, with protein MFLHLFNIYLPLSDYRHCVSFTLNLAAAASPAAAISGAAPRPGNYSSRRPLRRRAQTRWRPPRGVRRERCRRDTRVRGSAGHRERRRRDTRDSLSRLFSRCGHVQSVDICDKPGPGEKKDKLASKFFDHKTLKGFQVAYVVFRKPAAVQAAKALSQEGPLLISTESHPVKTGISKWIASYEASIVDPKELKAEVDAYMQDYDKKVAEEEAKAAMEEGVPDEEGWVKVTRKGRKPGLPRTEAANLRVLEKEKQKRARKELLNFYAWQHRETKREHIAQLRKKFEEDKQRIALMRAQRKFRPY; from the exons ATGTTTCTTCATCTCTTTAATATTTACTTGCCTCTCTCAGATTACAGACACTGCGTGAGTTTTACACTCAACCTCGCGGCTGCGGCGAGTCCAGCCGCCGCCATtagcggggccgcgccgcgcccgGGGAACTACAGCTCCCGGCggcccctgcgccgccgcgcgcagacaagatggcggccgccACGGGGCGTGCGGCGGGAGCGGTGCCGGCGGGATACACGGGTGAGGGGCAGCGCGGGGCACCGGGAGCGGCGCCGGCGGGATACACGG GACTCTTTGTCTAGGCTGTTCTCCCGCTGCGGGCATGTGCAGTCTGTGGACATCTGTGACAAGCCAGGgccaggagagaaaaaagataaaCTGGCATCGAAATTCTTTGACCACAAAACTCTAAAG ggaTTTCAAGTAGCATATGTGGTGTTCAGGAAACCAGCAGCTGTCCAGGCAGCCAAGGCTCTATCACAGGAAGGTCCCTTGCTAATATCAACAGAGAGCCACCCTGTGAAAACCGGCATTAGCA AGTGGATCGCCAGCTATGAGGCCTCCATCGTGGATCCAAAGGAGCTGAAGGCTGAGGTGGATGCCTACATGCAAGACTATGATAAAAAGGTGGCAGAG GAAGAAGCCAAAGCAGCCATGGAGGAGGGTGTTCCGGATGAGGAGGGCTGGGTGAAGGTGACGCGGAAGGGCCGGAAGCCTGGCCTGCCCCGGACAGAGGCTGCCAACCTGCGTgtgctggagaaggagaaacagaaaagagcCCGCAAAGAACTGCTCAACTTCTATGCCTGGCAGCATCGCGAGACCAAGAGAGAGC ACATTGCCCAGTTGAGGAAGAAATTTGAGGAGGACAAGCAGAGGATTGCACTGATGCGAGCCCAGCGCAAGTTTCGGCCATACTAG